The genomic window CCATGTCCGAAACTGCTGTCTTGCCTCCTATCGAGTATACAAGTTGCATGCGTGAAgattttctacaatcttccagacctgctgctgtcAGAGCTTGCAAGGCaagaggaaggagaagggggtggggtgggggtagacGGAAGGGAGGATGACAGGCAAGCCACTACTTCTTCTGTGAGAAAatctgactcttggaaaacaacCTCCCAAAGGTTACCTTTAAGAGAGACATGGATTGTGCCTGGGCCAAAAGGGTTCAAGAAAtataaccattttattttgggtatatCTTTTCCAGGTTTGTGTCAAAAAAAGGGGGGTGATACATAAGGAGTTAATGGGCTTCTTCTCTGCcttaagtaaaaaaaacaagaaaaaccctcaaatggcctaatacttttggcctgtaccatatgtatgtgtgtgttttttctggtCAGCGACAGACACAAGAAACAAAAGTACTGACTGATTTAACTGGATTAAGCAACCGCAATGGCGGatttacactgcatttattGTGACTTCTTCACTGCTGTCTTCGTCTTCCTCACTGGCACTGCTGATTCCTCAGGCGAGATGGCGCTCCTAACGCGCTCTCTGTGATTGCATCATCTCGTCAGTCTGGTGCTTACGCAGCGGCGGATAGGAGGGCCTTTCCTTAGAGACCTGACGCCTTTCTTCATCCCGGTGTCTCTTCACAGACGGTGCAGATCATGATGGGACTGCTTACCTTGGGCCTGGGGGCAGTGCTTTTGAGCGTCTACTTTGGCCCGTATTACATGAGGAATATTTGCCCCCCCTACTGGTTGGGCCCGATTGTGAGTCTGCCCCTCCGTGACTTCGCGTGGACCTGTTTGACTATGCTGGCCTGCAGGAGGGcggcccaaccctgttcctggagatctaccgtcctgtcgGTTTTCACACCAACCCTGACGAAGCGCACCTCATTCTACGGCTAGATATCTTGTTGGTCTGCTGATTGGTTGACTCAGTCTTGCCTAATAAgcgttgaaatgaaaacctaccggATGGTAGATGttcaggaacagggctgagcaGCCCTGGCCTACAGTATTCAAAACTAGTATAATACTGCATTCTTAATCTAAAGTAAGTAGCACAAAGTAAATGGAGATTTTACATTAATCATTGGTGCACCAGACTGTTCAGGATACGATTGCATTTCAcctgtaaatatttatgttaaaaCTTGAGAGTCAAAACAAATCTGAATATACAGAAATGTAACAGTGTAGACCTGTGATTTCTAAATCTTTTCAAGTGCTTGAATTGGTAGTTATGATTATGTTTACCACTAGTTCACAACCTGTTTGCTAAATATTCTTTAACACATAATTCATGCGTAGCTGTATATTAATGAGTTTCTGAGCACCTAAATAACCTCTTCATGTTAATTTAAGTGACTTAAAAGTGAATAGAAATGTCTTGTAGGCAGATAAAAATGTTGGTTTCCCAAATTTAAGCAACAGTAATTTCTTCTCTTTTGACAGTTCATTGTCTCTGGAATACTTTGCCTTTTTGCGGAAAGGTTTCCGAGCCCTTGCTTGGTGAGTGGTCCAGCTGTTTTCTGCTTGGAATGAGTGATCTCTCCCCACACGCACAATTCTAATGGCATCTGCTGTTGATAAGCTTGTAGCTATTATCTAGCCTGGGTATATGTAACTGGATTTagaaatttgacattttcaagAACCGTCATGTCAGGATTTTGAAAAAGAAGCTTCTAGAAAAGCATTTACTTGTCTGTATGCACTGTACTAGGTGCACAGCACACACCAGGGAGCACGCAGCCTTTTATAAGAAGAACCTGTCGGTGAGTAGTGCATGACTGGAAGTTGTAGACGGGTGAATCGctcttctctgattggctcctgcaGGTGTCCATGACCGTGGCTGTGAATCTGCTGAGCTCGGCGCTCGCGGTGGCCGCCATCGCGCTGTACGTGTTTGACGATGGGCCGAGGATGGCGGACGCGTGCGTGACCTATGACCCGTCCGACCGGTACGACTCCGAAGACGACTTCGGCGTCCGACGCATGGCGAACCTGACGGCGGAAGCCAGGGGGCGCCGCGAGAGGAACTTCCAGCTTTGCCGCACGTACCGCGGAGCAGCCCTGGTGGGTGGAATTCAGCAGACTTCAGTATTTTCCCAGAGGGGGACAAACTGGGACACTTTTTAGGCTGTTCAGAGGTGTACCCCAGTTAAGACGGTGGGGCGGAATAAATGTCCAGTGGAAGTGCGGAGAAGAAATTTGGataggagggagggagggaagtgCCTTTTGAATGATGGCTCTGCAGAGGGGGAGGCTAAAGCTGT from Anguilla anguilla isolate fAngAng1 chromosome 8, fAngAng1.pri, whole genome shotgun sequence includes these protein-coding regions:
- the LOC118233120 gene encoding uncharacterized protein LOC118233120 isoform X2; amino-acid sequence: MPLSVTKGEGFTVFTVTSDPGRNWPLLCQVFTTLCCSPVCAVSGRLRKLMAGPQSALATVQIMMGLLTLGLGAVLLSVYFGPYYMRNICPPYWLGPIFIVSGILCLFAERFPSPCLVSMTVAVNLLSSALAVAAIALYVFDDGPRMADACVTYDPSDRYDSEDDFGVRRMANLTAEARGRRERNFQLCRTYRGAALPIVFGLKGLLVACAALQLCVNISAAVLAIKALKKNSEGEVPEVKQPLMEEVTANPVA
- the LOC118233120 gene encoding uncharacterized protein LOC118233120 isoform X1 — encoded protein: MPLSVTKGEGFTVFTVTSDPGRNWPLLCQVFTTLCCSPVCAVSGRLRKLMAGPQSALATVQIMMGLLTLGLGAVLLSVYFGPYYMRNICPPYWLGPIFIVSGILCLFAERFPSPCLVSMTVAVNLLSSALAVAAIALYVFDDGPRMADACVTYDPSDRYDSEDDFGVRRMANLTAEARGRRERNFQLCRTYRGAALPIVFGLKGLLVACAALQLCVNISAAVLAIKALKKNSEGEQVPEVKQPLMEEVTANPVA